The following proteins are encoded in a genomic region of Mycolicibacterium confluentis:
- a CDS encoding phytoene desaturase family protein, whose product MSEQLSEFDAIVIGAGHNGLTAATLLAQSGRRTVCLDAKLYAGGMASTVELFDGYQFEIAGSLQFPTSLAVSRELGLDTLPTVDLDVMSVSLRGVGDDPVIYYTDPMKLLTHLNEVHGADAVNGMAGLMAWSLAPTRALGRFDAGQKPKTFDEMFACASNANEHAAINDVLFASVTDVLDRHLPDKEKHGALRGMLAFLAVNTTYRGPAVPGTAAALAYGLAVPDENAALMKKLRGGIGALTTHLRQLFEDAGGQLRLRNRVDEILVRDGRVTGVRTEHGEVLSAPVVISSLAPDLTVNTLVDSAAVAPEVRERFTRIDHRGSYLQMHFALEEIPRFAEPYEILNDPEMQSAIGLFSTPEELQQQWEDSRRGIVPADPAIALQIPSVHDPDLAPAGRHAASAFSLWFPIEEHDASYGELKAEMGQRVIDKITRIAPNFEKSVIRHTTFTPKHMGTMFGAPGGDYCHGLLHSDQIGPNRPGPTGFLDQPLGVAGLYLGGAGCHGGPGITFIPGYNAGRAAVEEGQPPG is encoded by the coding sequence GTGTCCGAACAACTCTCGGAATTCGACGCGATCGTGATCGGCGCGGGACACAACGGCCTGACGGCGGCCACGCTGCTCGCGCAGTCCGGGCGCCGCACCGTGTGCCTGGACGCCAAGCTGTACGCCGGCGGCATGGCCTCCACCGTCGAACTCTTCGACGGTTACCAGTTCGAGATCGCCGGGTCACTGCAGTTCCCCACGTCGCTGGCGGTGAGCCGCGAACTGGGCCTGGACACCCTGCCCACCGTCGACCTCGACGTGATGTCAGTGTCGCTGCGCGGCGTCGGCGACGATCCCGTCATCTATTACACCGACCCCATGAAGCTCCTGACCCATCTCAACGAAGTCCACGGCGCCGACGCCGTCAACGGGATGGCCGGCCTGATGGCGTGGAGCCTGGCGCCCACGCGCGCACTCGGACGCTTCGACGCGGGGCAGAAGCCCAAGACCTTCGACGAGATGTTCGCCTGCGCGAGCAACGCCAATGAGCACGCGGCAATCAACGACGTGCTGTTCGCGTCAGTCACCGACGTGCTGGACCGCCACCTTCCCGACAAGGAGAAGCACGGCGCGCTGCGCGGAATGTTGGCCTTCCTCGCGGTCAACACCACCTATCGCGGCCCCGCAGTCCCGGGCACCGCGGCAGCCTTGGCGTACGGCCTGGCGGTGCCCGACGAGAACGCGGCGCTGATGAAGAAGTTGCGCGGCGGCATTGGGGCGCTCACCACGCATCTGCGGCAACTCTTCGAGGACGCGGGCGGGCAGTTGAGGCTGCGCAACCGGGTCGACGAGATCCTGGTGCGCGACGGTCGGGTCACGGGAGTGCGCACCGAGCACGGTGAGGTGCTGTCTGCGCCGGTGGTGATCTCGAGCCTGGCTCCGGACCTGACCGTGAACACCCTGGTCGACTCCGCGGCCGTCGCACCAGAGGTGCGGGAGCGGTTCACCCGCATCGACCACCGCGGCAGCTATCTGCAGATGCATTTCGCGCTCGAGGAGATCCCCCGGTTCGCGGAACCCTACGAGATCCTCAACGATCCCGAAATGCAATCCGCCATAGGCTTATTCAGCACCCCCGAGGAACTGCAGCAGCAGTGGGAGGACAGCAGGCGCGGCATCGTGCCCGCCGATCCCGCGATCGCACTGCAGATTCCGTCGGTGCACGACCCCGACCTCGCGCCCGCGGGCCGGCACGCGGCTTCGGCGTTCTCGCTGTGGTTCCCCATCGAGGAGCACGACGCCAGTTACGGCGAGTTGAAGGCCGAAATGGGTCAACGAGTGATCGACAAGATCACCCGCATCGCCCCCAATTTCGAGAAGTCGGTCATTCGGCACACCACGTTCACGCCCAAGCACATGGGCACGATGTTCGGCGCGCCCGGCGGCGACTACTGCCACGGCCTCCTGCACTCCGATCAGATCGGGCCGAACCGGCCCGGACCCACCGGATTTCTCGATCAACCGCTCGGGGTGGCGGGCCTCTACCTCGGCGGCGCCGGGTGCCATGGCGGTCCGGGTATCACCTTCATCCCCGGTTACAACGCCGGCCGGGCCGCCGTCGAGGAGGGCCAGCCGCCGGGGTGA
- a CDS encoding HugZ family pyridoxamine 5'-phosphate oxidase — translation MATRDHGDPGDAPSVPPPLTSIANSTRPSAAEEARTIVASTNTGTLASLTESGDPWASFVTYGLLDGAPVLCVSNMAEHGRNLAGDPRASIAIVAAATESDPLANARVTLAGVVEKPTDAERDAARDAHIAAVPAAKYYVDYSDFALWVLRVQRVRWVGGYGRMDSAAGQDYSLAEPDPVAPHAGGAIAHLNADHAASLALIARALGGYPDTDTAVCTGADRYGLDLKVTTPRGVAYTRIGYPEPLHAPDEMRAATVDLVNRARAAG, via the coding sequence ATGGCCACTCGCGACCATGGCGACCCCGGCGACGCGCCGTCTGTTCCGCCACCGCTGACTTCCATCGCCAACTCGACCCGCCCGTCGGCGGCCGAGGAGGCCCGCACGATCGTCGCGTCCACCAACACCGGCACGCTGGCGAGCCTCACCGAGTCGGGCGACCCGTGGGCCTCGTTCGTCACGTACGGCCTGCTGGACGGCGCACCCGTGCTGTGTGTGTCGAACATGGCCGAACATGGCCGCAACCTCGCCGGCGACCCGCGCGCCAGCATCGCGATCGTGGCCGCGGCCACCGAATCCGACCCCCTCGCCAACGCACGAGTGACGCTGGCAGGCGTCGTCGAGAAGCCCACCGACGCCGAACGCGACGCGGCACGCGACGCCCACATCGCCGCCGTCCCGGCCGCCAAGTACTACGTCGACTACAGCGACTTCGCCCTCTGGGTGCTGCGCGTGCAGCGCGTGCGGTGGGTCGGCGGCTACGGTCGAATGGATTCGGCTGCTGGACAGGACTATTCACTGGCCGAACCGGATCCCGTCGCACCGCACGCCGGGGGCGCGATCGCGCACCTCAACGCCGACCACGCCGCCTCCCTGGCGCTGATCGCGCGGGCTCTCGGCGGCTATCCGGACACCGACACCGCGGTGTGCACGGGCGCGGACCGTTACGGGCTCGACCTCAAGGTCACCACGCCGCGCGGAGTGGCCTACACCAGGATCGGCTATCCCGAGCCGCTGCATGCACCCGACGAGATGCGTGCGGCGACAGTGGATCTGGTGAACCGGGCCCGCGCCGCGGGCTAG
- a CDS encoding TIGR03564 family F420-dependent LLM class oxidoreductase, producing MQISILDYPARAKGQTIVDAFVEQTAQLHAEGFSRMWCSQMPYERDLLTVLAVAFREVDGIEIGTGVLPIQNQHPMLMAQRALTLNLIAGGRFILGLGMTHRVVTEGMWGIPWDKPIRRISEYLDGLLPLLAGQGADAVGETVTTRGALVIPDATPPAVYLAALGPQMLKVAGRRLAGTMTWMTGPRTLAEHVGPVLRAAAAEAGRESEVSVVASLPISVTDDADKARSVAAEQFATYGHLPSYRAMLDREGYAGPEDAALIGDEDVVIDRLNGLRDAGVDEFVAATFDPDPEGRARTRALLRRWAG from the coding sequence ATGCAGATCAGCATCTTGGACTATCCGGCCCGCGCCAAGGGGCAGACGATCGTCGACGCCTTCGTCGAGCAGACCGCCCAACTGCACGCCGAAGGCTTCAGCCGGATGTGGTGCTCGCAGATGCCCTACGAGCGGGACCTGCTGACGGTCCTGGCGGTGGCCTTCCGCGAGGTCGACGGGATCGAGATCGGCACCGGTGTGCTGCCGATCCAGAACCAGCACCCCATGCTGATGGCACAGCGCGCGCTGACCCTCAACCTGATCGCGGGCGGGCGGTTCATCCTCGGACTGGGCATGACGCACCGGGTGGTGACCGAAGGCATGTGGGGCATCCCCTGGGACAAGCCGATTCGGCGCATCAGCGAGTACCTCGATGGTCTGCTGCCCCTGCTGGCCGGACAGGGTGCGGACGCGGTCGGCGAGACGGTCACGACCCGCGGGGCACTGGTCATCCCGGACGCGACACCACCGGCGGTCTACCTGGCAGCACTGGGACCGCAGATGCTCAAGGTCGCGGGGCGTCGTCTCGCGGGCACGATGACCTGGATGACCGGGCCCCGCACGCTCGCCGAGCACGTCGGGCCGGTCCTGCGTGCGGCGGCCGCCGAGGCTGGTCGCGAATCGGAGGTGAGCGTGGTCGCCTCGCTGCCGATCAGCGTGACCGATGACGCCGACAAGGCGCGTTCGGTGGCAGCTGAGCAGTTCGCGACGTACGGGCACCTGCCCTCATACCGCGCGATGCTGGACCGTGAGGGGTATGCCGGCCCGGAGGACGCCGCGCTCATCGGCGACGAGGACGTGGTCATCGACCGCCTCAATGGGCTGCGGGACGCGGGAGTCGACGAGTTCGTCGCCGCGACGTTCGACCCCGATCCGGAGGGTCGGGCCAGGACTCGGGCGCTGCTGCGGCGTTGGGCCGGCTGA
- a CDS encoding TIGR03668 family PPOX class F420-dependent oxidoreductase → MPEAISDDALRRFAGARIARLATVTAEGLPHVVPVVFAVDGDIVYTAVDGKPKSTTRLRRLANIERNPGVSVLVDHYDEEWSTLWWVRVDGIAALHSADAAAHHGRDLLRAKYPQYRTVSLDGPVIAITVRRWSSWFANQ, encoded by the coding sequence GTGCCCGAGGCGATCTCCGACGATGCCCTCCGCCGGTTCGCCGGCGCCCGGATCGCACGCCTGGCAACCGTAACGGCCGAGGGTCTGCCGCATGTGGTCCCCGTGGTGTTCGCGGTCGACGGCGACATCGTCTACACCGCGGTCGACGGCAAGCCGAAGTCGACCACCCGCCTGCGTCGACTGGCGAACATCGAACGCAACCCTGGGGTGAGCGTGCTGGTCGACCACTACGACGAGGAGTGGTCGACGCTGTGGTGGGTGCGCGTCGACGGGATTGCCGCACTGCACAGCGCGGACGCGGCCGCCCACCACGGCCGCGACCTGCTGCGGGCGAAATACCCTCAGTACCGCACCGTCTCGCTCGACGGCCCGGTCATCGCCATTACGGTGCGGCGCTGGTCATCGTGGTTCGCCAACCAATGA
- a CDS encoding LLM class flavin-dependent oxidoreductase — protein sequence MTSSLPRGLGLWAGFLDRLPAADAVAGARELEAAGITTIWLQEYSGVDPFVRAALYLGATSRLTVALGVATIHARDPEAMVAAASTLHEAFPGRFVLGLGVSHRHLTESRGHNYRAPLETMRTYLADMTAVARRRTLPPIFLGALGPRMTELGAHLTAGVHSYFSPVEHTAASRAAVGETAWLAPTQLVCIGAAEAEWREPIREYFGLCLGMPNYRRNLARFGFSPDELEAVDDRLIDALAVPDTSSELRERIEQHRVAGADHIVLQFIPPPRADVVLRRVAELNIVEPNQEGHLQWA from the coding sequence GTGACTTCATCGCTGCCGCGTGGGCTTGGCTTATGGGCCGGGTTCCTCGATCGACTCCCCGCCGCCGATGCGGTGGCCGGCGCGCGCGAGCTTGAGGCCGCGGGGATCACCACAATCTGGCTGCAGGAGTACAGCGGGGTCGACCCGTTCGTGCGCGCGGCACTGTATCTGGGCGCGACCTCACGGTTGACGGTCGCCCTCGGCGTGGCCACGATCCATGCCCGCGACCCCGAGGCCATGGTCGCGGCGGCCAGCACGCTGCACGAGGCGTTCCCCGGCCGGTTCGTGCTCGGTCTCGGCGTCAGTCACCGGCATCTCACTGAATCGCGCGGCCACAATTACCGTGCGCCGCTCGAGACGATGCGGACCTACCTGGCCGACATGACGGCCGTCGCGCGACGACGCACCCTGCCGCCGATATTCCTTGGCGCCCTCGGGCCCCGCATGACCGAACTCGGCGCGCACCTGACCGCCGGCGTGCACAGCTACTTCTCCCCCGTCGAGCACACCGCGGCCTCGCGCGCCGCTGTGGGCGAAACCGCTTGGCTCGCACCGACCCAACTGGTCTGCATCGGGGCAGCAGAAGCCGAGTGGCGCGAACCGATCCGCGAGTACTTCGGCCTGTGCCTGGGAATGCCGAACTATCGACGCAATCTGGCACGATTCGGATTCTCCCCGGACGAGTTGGAAGCCGTCGACGACCGGTTGATCGATGCTCTCGCGGTTCCCGACACATCGTCCGAGTTACGCGAGCGAATCGAGCAGCACCGCGTGGCAGGTGCCGATCATATTGTCCTGCAGTTCATTCCCCCACCGCGAGCCGACGTTGTGCTGCGCCGGGTGGCCGAACTCAACATCGTCGAACCGAACCAGGAAGGACATCTTCAGTGGGCGTAG
- a CDS encoding SRPBCC family protein: MGVVTTTSSTTFPYPPEVVYDFVTNPANWTKTYPGSNYVGNLDDLPLKVGDTWEEAGADGGQIYTWHLAMATRPKLWMFTSVGRLGHDRDGNGGVEGRITVQYHFTQPGPDTLFTRTMTIEAYRDSPLPDRLFRVVNPAYIDRYHDAIARELAAVPAVG, encoded by the coding sequence GTGGGCGTAGTCACCACCACGTCGTCGACCACATTCCCGTACCCGCCCGAGGTGGTGTACGACTTCGTCACCAATCCGGCGAACTGGACCAAGACCTATCCCGGCAGCAACTACGTCGGCAACCTCGACGATCTCCCGCTGAAGGTGGGCGACACCTGGGAGGAGGCCGGCGCCGACGGCGGCCAGATCTACACCTGGCACCTCGCGATGGCGACGCGGCCGAAGCTGTGGATGTTCACCTCGGTGGGACGACTGGGCCACGACCGAGACGGCAACGGTGGCGTCGAGGGCCGCATCACGGTGCAGTACCACTTCACTCAGCCTGGGCCGGACACGCTGTTCACCCGGACCATGACGATCGAGGCCTACCGTGATTCCCCGCTCCCGGATCGGCTTTTCCGCGTGGTGAATCCGGCATACATCGACCGTTACCACGATGCCATCGCCCGGGAACTCGCGGCGGTACCGGCGGTCGGCTGA
- a CDS encoding class I adenylate-forming enzyme family protein yields MGRHLAELASGGDRTALIDDTGTCSHAELAGLADRVRAALVHAGVRPGDSVLVLTPLRIGAVAAMLGSRLAGCVTVLVDRRAGAADVAAACTSLPARVILAYDADAERLSLSTYGQVLPVERILLAGSSSDPSDPSGPSEPSDPSDPSGPSEPSDPSHSSDPPDSSDPPDSSHPSNPSELHLGPDDVLLDPDTPNLVLFTSGTTSAPRGVLHTLNSLRCGTQNMVDTLDLQAGDTFLLSSPLASITGVLQIESALMAHAGVLLAERFSPEDALESVLRHGVSVIGGAPIISETIFAECDHRGITRLPLRCIALGGTMIGPAVLSAAERLNVGYVRVYGSSEVPFSTATEFNDDSGHDGAPLPGVDVSVRAEGPDELLIRGPHQFHGYLNPADNVNAFCDGWVRTGDQAEVAGGRVRITGRLKDVAARKGLKMSLAEIDAAAAVLGECAAFAVPDPVTGERVALAVRASVASDLSFDDVVDALLATGLARWKLPEQVVAWDGEFPRTASGKIIRRDLADERRHLRTLYAPRLR; encoded by the coding sequence GTGGGCCGGCACCTCGCGGAACTGGCCAGTGGAGGAGACCGCACCGCTCTGATCGACGACACGGGCACGTGCAGCCATGCTGAGTTGGCGGGGTTGGCCGACCGCGTCCGCGCAGCGTTGGTGCACGCCGGGGTCCGTCCAGGGGATTCTGTCCTCGTGCTGACACCGCTGCGCATTGGTGCGGTGGCGGCGATGCTCGGCAGTCGGCTGGCGGGGTGCGTCACGGTATTGGTGGACCGCAGGGCGGGCGCGGCCGATGTGGCCGCCGCGTGCACGTCCCTGCCGGCGCGCGTGATCCTGGCGTACGACGCGGATGCCGAGAGATTGAGCCTCTCGACGTACGGCCAGGTGCTGCCGGTGGAGCGAATCCTTCTGGCAGGGAGCTCCTCTGATCCCTCGGATCCTTCCGGCCCCTCTGAGCCTTCCGATCCCTCGGATCCTTCCGGCCCCTCTGAGCCTTCCGATCCCTCTCATTCCTCCGATCCCCCTGACTCTTCCGATCCCCCTGACTCTTCCCATCCCTCTAATCCCTCCGAGCTTCACCTCGGGCCCGACGATGTTCTCCTCGACCCCGACACACCGAACCTGGTGCTGTTCACCTCTGGCACCACGAGTGCGCCGCGCGGCGTGCTGCACACCCTGAACAGCCTGCGCTGCGGCACCCAGAACATGGTCGATACTTTGGACCTGCAGGCGGGCGACACCTTCCTGTTGTCCAGCCCGCTGGCGAGCATCACCGGCGTTCTCCAGATCGAGTCGGCGCTCATGGCGCACGCGGGTGTCCTACTGGCGGAGAGGTTTTCACCCGAGGACGCGTTGGAGTCCGTGCTGCGGCATGGAGTCAGCGTCATCGGTGGGGCGCCGATCATTTCCGAGACGATCTTCGCCGAGTGTGACCACCGCGGGATCACGAGGTTGCCGCTGCGCTGTATTGCGCTGGGCGGGACGATGATCGGCCCGGCTGTGCTTTCGGCCGCCGAGCGGTTGAACGTCGGTTATGTGCGGGTCTACGGCTCCTCTGAGGTGCCGTTCTCGACTGCCACCGAGTTCAATGACGATTCCGGTCATGACGGCGCACCTCTACCTGGTGTCGATGTGTCCGTCCGCGCTGAGGGACCCGACGAGCTGTTGATTCGCGGGCCGCATCAGTTCCACGGATACCTCAATCCCGCGGACAATGTGAATGCCTTCTGCGACGGGTGGGTGCGCACCGGGGACCAAGCTGAGGTTGCCGGTGGCCGTGTCCGAATCACCGGACGCCTCAAGGATGTCGCTGCGCGTAAGGGGTTGAAGATGTCGCTGGCCGAGATCGATGCCGCAGCAGCAGTTCTCGGTGAGTGCGCGGCCTTCGCCGTCCCCGACCCCGTGACAGGTGAGCGTGTGGCGCTGGCGGTTCGCGCTTCTGTTGCCTCCGACCTGAGCTTTGACGACGTGGTCGATGCCCTGCTCGCCACCGGCCTAGCCCGCTGGAAGCTCCCCGAGCAAGTCGTGGCGTGGGACGGGGAGTTCCCCCGCACCGCCAGCGGCAAGATCATCCGCCGCGACCTCGCCGACGAGCGCCGGCACCTGCGCACCCTCTACGCGCCTCGACTGCGTTAG
- a CDS encoding HNH endonuclease signature motif containing protein, which produces MTSVADLLSELEAVHARLAAASVDGLSALQVLTVMERLQKVGWSDAAVDHKLVARLQECGPEELGGDKVTKVLTHRLRIPAEEARQRVADAAVLSPRHALTGEVLEPVMPHVAAAVAEGRVGPAHVKSCREFFKALPDHVDLSARVEAEKLAAEHASTLGVPDFRAALNRMLLWLDPDGSFNDADIQRRRGLTFGKQGADGLIRVSGHLTPEAWAVWEPVMAKNAAPGMCNPDDENPCVTGRPTEEQIKADHRTKAQRQHDALLAGGRTILASKKLGKLNGLPVTVVVTTTLKELQSGAGFGITGGGSLLPMRDLIRMASHAFHYLSVFDDDGQALYLGRAKRIATPAQRLVLFSKERGCSAPGCTASFYQCQVHHAAQDWIEGGETNVNELTLACGTDNRKVGPEPEKWTTRIRDDGRCEWIPPPHLDNGGPRVNDHHHPENLLNPYQEGNEGRPGSPQPGADDPDGN; this is translated from the coding sequence ATGACCTCGGTGGCCGACCTGCTCTCAGAGCTTGAGGCCGTCCACGCCCGCCTCGCCGCCGCGTCCGTCGATGGCCTCTCCGCACTGCAGGTGCTGACGGTGATGGAACGCCTACAGAAGGTGGGTTGGTCCGACGCGGCCGTCGACCACAAACTCGTTGCACGCCTGCAGGAGTGCGGGCCCGAGGAACTCGGCGGCGACAAGGTCACCAAAGTCCTGACACACCGGTTACGGATCCCCGCCGAAGAGGCCCGCCAGCGCGTCGCCGACGCCGCAGTGTTGAGTCCGCGGCACGCTCTCACCGGTGAGGTGTTGGAACCGGTGATGCCCCACGTCGCCGCCGCCGTCGCTGAGGGCCGGGTGGGGCCCGCACATGTGAAGAGCTGCCGGGAGTTCTTCAAGGCGTTGCCTGATCATGTGGATCTCAGCGCCCGGGTTGAGGCCGAGAAGTTGGCCGCCGAACACGCCTCCACCCTGGGGGTGCCCGACTTTCGAGCCGCGCTGAATCGGATGCTGTTGTGGTTGGATCCCGATGGGTCGTTCAACGACGCCGACATCCAACGCCGCCGCGGCCTCACCTTCGGCAAACAGGGTGCTGACGGGCTCATCCGAGTCAGTGGACACCTCACCCCCGAAGCCTGGGCGGTCTGGGAGCCGGTGATGGCCAAGAACGCCGCCCCCGGGATGTGCAACCCCGACGACGAGAACCCGTGTGTCACCGGCAGGCCCACCGAGGAACAGATCAAGGCCGATCACCGCACCAAAGCTCAACGCCAGCACGACGCTCTGCTCGCCGGCGGCCGGACGATCCTGGCGTCGAAGAAGCTCGGGAAACTCAACGGCCTCCCGGTCACGGTGGTGGTGACGACAACCTTGAAGGAGTTGCAGTCCGGGGCGGGGTTCGGGATCACTGGCGGCGGGTCTCTGCTGCCGATGCGTGACCTGATCCGGATGGCCTCCCACGCCTTCCACTACCTGTCGGTGTTCGACGATGACGGGCAGGCGTTGTATCTGGGGCGGGCGAAGCGGATCGCCACCCCCGCCCAGCGCCTGGTGCTGTTCTCCAAGGAGCGTGGCTGCTCCGCCCCCGGGTGCACCGCCTCGTTCTACCAATGCCAGGTCCATCACGCCGCCCAAGACTGGATCGAGGGCGGAGAAACCAACGTCAACGAACTCACGTTGGCCTGCGGGACCGACAACCGCAAAGTCGGCCCAGAACCTGAGAAATGGACCACGCGGATCCGCGATGACGGCCGCTGCGAATGGATCCCCCCACCGCACCTCGACAACGGTGGACCACGGGTCAACGACCACCACCACCCCGAAAACCTCCTCAACCCCTACCAGGAGGGCAATGAAGGGCGGCCCGGGTCACCCCAACCGGGAGCCGATGACCCCGACGGCAACTGA
- a CDS encoding alpha/beta hydrolase, whose protein sequence is MISRLAPSLRPFAEFRTNLAPEVLETVRASLDSRRREIAELLETPGVAVVDDVVAVDGGRVVPIRIYRGGHDSAPAVLYCHGGAFVLGNLDTDHRQCAEFARLAECTVISVDYRLAPENPFPAGFDDAAAVLGWLVENATALGVDADRIAVAGSSAGGALAARLAQCSAAGSLPPIVFQLLHQPVLDDRPSPSKEEFTTTPGFDGVAAQQMWKHYVPSGSVSVAAAPARSESLDGLVPALITCSELDPLRDEAIDYALRLMWSGVSVELHVFPGTCHGFDSLVPQWEVSRQLFDLQGAALRTALHGV, encoded by the coding sequence GTGATCTCGCGATTGGCGCCCTCGTTGCGACCGTTCGCCGAGTTCCGCACCAACCTGGCACCCGAAGTGCTCGAAACGGTGCGTGCCTCGCTGGACTCGCGTCGGCGTGAGATCGCCGAGTTGCTTGAGACCCCGGGGGTTGCCGTCGTCGACGACGTGGTGGCCGTCGATGGCGGTCGCGTGGTACCCATTCGGATCTACCGTGGTGGGCATGATTCCGCCCCCGCGGTGCTGTACTGCCATGGTGGGGCGTTCGTCCTGGGCAACCTTGACACCGATCATCGGCAGTGTGCCGAGTTTGCGCGCCTTGCTGAGTGCACGGTGATTTCGGTCGACTACCGGTTGGCCCCCGAGAATCCCTTCCCGGCCGGATTCGACGATGCGGCAGCGGTGTTGGGCTGGTTGGTTGAGAACGCGACGGCGCTGGGTGTGGATGCCGACCGCATCGCGGTGGCTGGCAGCAGCGCTGGTGGGGCGCTAGCTGCCCGGTTGGCGCAGTGCTCTGCGGCCGGTTCCCTTCCGCCGATTGTGTTCCAGCTGCTCCACCAGCCCGTGCTCGATGACCGGCCGAGTCCGTCCAAGGAGGAGTTCACCACCACGCCGGGGTTTGACGGGGTTGCCGCACAACAGATGTGGAAGCACTATGTGCCTTCGGGGTCGGTGTCTGTCGCAGCGGCGCCAGCGCGGTCGGAGTCGCTTGATGGGCTTGTGCCAGCGCTGATCACCTGTTCGGAACTCGACCCATTGCGGGACGAGGCCATCGACTACGCGCTGCGGTTGATGTGGTCCGGTGTGAGTGTGGAGTTGCATGTCTTCCCGGGCACGTGCCACGGGTTTGACTCTCTGGTGCCGCAGTGGGAGGTCAGCAGACAGTTGTTTGACCTCCAGGGTGCGGCGCTGAGGACGGCGTTGCACGGGGTGTGA
- a CDS encoding flavin-containing monooxygenase has protein sequence MAKSLSVGIIGAGPGGLALGVFLKKAGFKDFTIFDREDGVGGTWRTNTYPGLACDVKSHLYSFSFDLNADWTRLWAGQPEILRYFEECTRRHRLDAHLRLNTDIVSASWDGDTKTWQLTTATGEQHTFDVVVSAVGVFNQPLTPEFVEEEPFSGTVMHTAQWDHSVSLAGARVAVLGTGSTASQVLPEIAKEAAHVYSVQRSPTWILPKPDRPYTDRERWLFKYVPLAKRIYRTRLWLRSEKNISVIEHGSDKTQEFKAIALKQLEALIPDADLRERLTPDHPLGCKRLVFATDYLQTLAGANVEVVSSPARALRSRTLVTEDGTELDVDVVVCATGYAVADYLGQIEVRGEGGVSLHDTWRDGAYAYMGMAVPGFPNFFMLYGPNTNVGSNSVIFVLEAQARYIVQALKRMRRRGESYVAVRRSATADYIAKIDRWMVGTVWTTRCSNYFRAANGRVVTQWPRSARVFWAMTRRFRPGDYSFEPSAIPDVRPIVVSSHSAALS, from the coding sequence GTGGCCAAGAGTCTTTCGGTGGGAATCATCGGCGCCGGCCCGGGCGGGCTGGCCCTCGGAGTGTTCCTGAAGAAGGCGGGGTTCAAGGACTTCACGATCTTCGACCGCGAGGACGGTGTCGGCGGCACCTGGCGAACCAACACCTACCCCGGTCTGGCGTGCGACGTGAAATCGCACCTGTACTCGTTCTCCTTCGATCTGAACGCCGACTGGACCCGGCTGTGGGCCGGTCAGCCAGAGATCCTGCGGTACTTCGAGGAATGCACCCGGCGACACCGCCTGGACGCGCACCTGCGGTTGAACACGGACATCGTGTCGGCCTCATGGGACGGCGATACCAAGACCTGGCAGCTCACCACGGCCACCGGCGAGCAGCACACGTTCGACGTGGTGGTGTCGGCGGTGGGGGTGTTCAATCAGCCACTCACCCCCGAGTTCGTGGAGGAGGAGCCGTTTTCGGGCACGGTGATGCACACCGCGCAGTGGGATCACTCGGTCAGCCTGGCCGGTGCGCGCGTCGCGGTGTTGGGCACCGGATCCACTGCGTCGCAGGTGCTTCCTGAGATCGCGAAGGAGGCCGCACACGTGTACTCCGTGCAGCGCTCGCCCACATGGATCCTGCCCAAGCCCGACCGCCCGTACACCGATCGCGAGCGATGGTTGTTCAAGTACGTGCCGTTGGCCAAGCGGATCTACCGAACCAGGCTCTGGCTGCGCAGCGAGAAGAACATCTCGGTGATCGAGCACGGCAGCGATAAGACGCAGGAGTTCAAGGCCATTGCCTTGAAGCAGTTGGAGGCCCTCATTCCGGACGCTGACCTGCGTGAGCGGCTGACACCGGATCATCCGCTCGGGTGTAAGCGGTTGGTGTTCGCCACCGACTACCTGCAGACTTTGGCGGGCGCCAACGTCGAGGTCGTGTCCTCGCCAGCGCGGGCGCTGCGGTCCAGGACTCTGGTCACCGAGGACGGCACCGAACTCGACGTCGACGTGGTGGTCTGTGCGACGGGGTACGCCGTCGCGGACTATCTGGGTCAGATCGAGGTGCGCGGCGAGGGCGGGGTCTCGTTGCACGACACTTGGCGCGACGGCGCCTACGCATACATGGGTATGGCGGTGCCAGGGTTCCCGAACTTCTTCATGCTCTACGGACCCAACACCAACGTGGGTTCCAACAGCGTGATCTTCGTGCTGGAGGCTCAGGCCCGTTACATCGTGCAGGCTCTCAAACGAATGCGGCGCAGGGGCGAGTCCTATGTGGCCGTGCGACGTTCTGCGACCGCCGACTACATCGCCAAGATCGATCGCTGGATGGTCGGCACAGTGTGGACGACGCGGTGCAGCAACTACTTTCGAGCCGCCAACGGTCGAGTGGTCACGCAGTGGCCTCGAAGTGCTCGGGTGTTCTGGGCCATGACCCGGCGATTCCGTCCGGGTGATTACAGCTTCGAGCCTTCGGCTATTCCCGACGTGCGGCCCATCGTCGTCTCGTCGCATTCGGCGGCGCTCTCGTGA